One stretch of Candidatus Omnitrophota bacterium DNA includes these proteins:
- a CDS encoding DUF3450 family protein encodes MKKVIPTNQLLTWAVCVLCFASVPAFALTSDGAANNSQTSNGERVEIARTALEKWVETRRILSQERKDFEVGRELVQERIELVQREIESLREKIAEAEESITEADKKRGGLLEENEKLKEAAVSVSATLVELESQTKALLKKLPDPIRERVKPLSQRFPEDPKGTKLGLGERFQNVIGVLNEVGKFNREITLTSEVRALPDGTSAEVTALYVGIGQGYYAGNNGEVGGTGKSSAEGWIWTPANEFAAEIFDTISILKNEKVADFVKLPVEIK; translated from the coding sequence ATGAAAAAGGTGATTCCGACAAACCAATTGCTGACTTGGGCGGTCTGTGTGCTGTGCTTCGCAAGTGTTCCGGCATTTGCCCTGACAAGCGACGGCGCGGCCAATAACAGCCAAACATCGAATGGCGAGCGCGTTGAGATTGCGCGGACGGCATTAGAAAAATGGGTGGAGACACGGCGTATCCTTTCGCAAGAAAGGAAGGACTTTGAAGTGGGGCGGGAGCTGGTGCAAGAACGGATCGAACTGGTGCAACGGGAAATTGAATCCCTGCGCGAGAAGATCGCGGAGGCTGAAGAGAGCATTACAGAGGCCGACAAGAAGCGCGGTGGTCTGCTGGAGGAGAATGAAAAGCTCAAAGAGGCCGCCGTATCCGTGAGCGCAACGCTGGTGGAGTTGGAAAGTCAAACCAAAGCGCTCCTGAAGAAATTACCGGACCCCATCCGTGAGCGCGTGAAACCTTTAAGCCAGCGTTTTCCGGAGGATCCCAAGGGGACTAAGCTCGGGTTGGGGGAGCGTTTCCAGAATGTGATCGGTGTTCTGAACGAGGTGGGCAAGTTCAACCGGGAAATCACATTGACAAGCGAAGTGAGGGCCTTGCCCGATGGGACTTCTGCCGAGGTCACGGCCTTGTACGTGGGCATAGGCCAGGGCTATTACGCCGGTAACAATGGAGAGGTCGGGGGGACCGGAAAGTCCTCTGCTGAGGGTTGGATATGGACACCTGCAAACGAATTCGCAGCGGAGATCTTCGATACGATTTCGATTCTGAAAAACGAAAAAGTGGCGGACTTTGTGAAACTGCCGGTCGAGATTAAGTAA
- a CDS encoding TonB-dependent receptor: protein MRAGLVIETLLRAGNRVAFWVAFTGTLFLVSAASAQMMGSIRGTVLDRDFDVPLAAVEISIAETGEKIVGTDEGNFVFKEVPPGKYTLVFSKDGYTRQVQANVVVSPAQMTDVDAALSGEFTDMEEFVVQDLQIGGGTEAGLLQLRIESPALMDSISADLMSQAGAGDAASALKLVSGATVQDGKFAVIRGLPDRYVNSQMNSVRLPTADPDKRAVQLDQFPSAVIESIQVSKTFTPDQQGDASGGAVNLVLKSIPEEDQVKARVKAGYNTQTTGNNDYLTYKGGGVGFLGTDDGRRELDGSFLGAVGVSRADAPPNFDMSVTVGGKREIPFDAKVGGFANAYYKRMNSYYSNGIDNSLWVEDPSIGEMTPQKNQNGGIDDFKTALFDQQKGTEEVQWGTLIKVGAEYEQQSVDFLYMVTRVAEDTALLSEDTRGKEVFFPGHDPSDPDSPGHDFPDAAPYLRTETLEYTERTTTTMQLSGDHVTPFFPDIEFHSYFTILPPEFDWTLALSSSELYQPNKVQFGSLWWPEVPDEIIDIGFGPMIIPGKPEQHRILKPAANFTMGNLQRIWKEIAEDSNQFIFNLKVPFEQWTEDPGYIKLGMFQDRVDRSYDQDSFSNLEDNAANYEAGYEDLWSAVFPSEEHEVKAADIDVDYKGEQEITAWYWMADVPLTSFFKLTGGIRYESTQLSIENEAESEVRWVPPGETADTVLNEGDADVSFKQVDELPSIGFEFAPGADFLPWIRFKPLENFKFRGSYTETVARQTFKELTPIQQQEFLGADVFIGNPELGMSSLENYDLRLDYTPYPGGLVSLSWFKKDVVDAIEYVQKRNASFGFTTPVNYPKGKLSGWEFEVRTQLGRFWEFLDGISIGGNATFIQSQVILPTVESGDLERDFGVSMISREMSNAPQHLYNLFLTYDLERFGTEIGLFYTVRGDTLIAGAGQSSGKFIPNVYEKEYGTLNFNLSQKIGEDFELVFQAKNLLDPLIQTIYRAEVLSEDKVKTSYQKGIDYTLSLSGKW, encoded by the coding sequence GTGAGAGCGGGATTGGTAATAGAAACGTTGCTGCGGGCGGGGAATAGGGTTGCTTTCTGGGTTGCCTTTACCGGGACGTTGTTTCTTGTTTCTGCTGCTTCCGCCCAAATGATGGGTTCGATTCGCGGAACGGTACTTGATAGAGATTTCGATGTGCCTTTGGCTGCTGTGGAAATTTCCATTGCGGAAACCGGCGAGAAGATTGTCGGGACCGATGAGGGCAACTTCGTATTCAAGGAGGTGCCTCCGGGAAAATACACATTGGTTTTCTCCAAAGATGGCTACACAAGGCAAGTTCAGGCCAATGTCGTGGTATCTCCGGCCCAAATGACAGATGTGGATGCCGCACTATCCGGTGAATTTACGGATATGGAGGAATTCGTTGTTCAGGACCTCCAAATCGGCGGGGGAACTGAAGCAGGTTTGCTCCAACTGCGCATCGAGAGCCCGGCACTGATGGATTCCATTAGTGCGGACCTCATGAGCCAGGCAGGGGCCGGTGATGCGGCAAGCGCCCTGAAGCTCGTGTCGGGCGCCACTGTGCAAGACGGAAAATTTGCCGTGATACGAGGGCTGCCCGATCGGTACGTGAATTCCCAGATGAACTCCGTGCGTCTTCCTACCGCAGATCCGGACAAACGCGCCGTTCAGTTGGATCAGTTTCCCTCGGCAGTGATCGAGAGCATTCAAGTCAGCAAGACCTTTACACCCGATCAACAGGGCGATGCCTCCGGCGGAGCCGTCAATCTCGTACTCAAGTCGATTCCCGAGGAAGACCAGGTCAAGGCTAGGGTTAAAGCCGGTTACAACACTCAGACAACTGGAAATAACGATTACCTCACCTACAAGGGCGGGGGCGTGGGTTTTCTCGGAACGGATGATGGACGGCGGGAGCTGGATGGCAGTTTTCTGGGCGCGGTTGGTGTAAGCCGGGCCGATGCCCCACCAAATTTCGACATGTCTGTGACCGTAGGAGGAAAGCGAGAGATTCCATTTGACGCCAAAGTCGGAGGGTTTGCCAACGCTTATTACAAGCGGATGAATTCCTATTACTCGAACGGAATCGACAATTCTCTTTGGGTGGAGGATCCCAGCATTGGTGAAATGACGCCCCAGAAGAATCAGAATGGGGGAATTGACGATTTCAAGACAGCCCTATTTGATCAGCAGAAAGGTACCGAAGAGGTGCAGTGGGGTACCTTGATCAAGGTGGGGGCGGAGTATGAACAACAATCTGTGGATTTCCTTTACATGGTTACCCGGGTTGCCGAGGACACGGCTTTGCTTTCCGAAGATACCCGGGGCAAGGAGGTGTTCTTTCCCGGCCATGACCCTTCAGACCCTGATTCGCCGGGGCATGATTTTCCCGATGCAGCCCCCTATCTCAGAACGGAAACATTGGAATACACGGAGCGAACGACCACAACCATGCAGCTCAGCGGGGACCATGTCACTCCCTTCTTTCCGGATATCGAATTTCACAGTTACTTTACGATTCTGCCGCCTGAGTTCGATTGGACCCTGGCTCTGAGCTCCTCCGAGCTGTATCAGCCGAACAAGGTTCAGTTCGGCAGCCTGTGGTGGCCGGAAGTGCCGGACGAAATTATCGATATCGGATTTGGGCCCATGATCATACCGGGCAAGCCGGAGCAACATCGTATTCTCAAGCCGGCTGCCAATTTCACCATGGGAAATCTTCAAAGAATCTGGAAAGAAATTGCCGAGGACAGCAATCAATTTATCTTCAATCTGAAAGTGCCGTTTGAGCAGTGGACCGAGGATCCGGGCTACATAAAGCTCGGGATGTTCCAGGACAGGGTGGATCGCAGTTACGACCAGGACTCCTTTAGCAATCTTGAGGACAACGCGGCTAATTATGAGGCAGGCTACGAGGATTTGTGGAGTGCGGTCTTTCCATCCGAAGAACATGAAGTTAAAGCGGCGGATATCGATGTGGACTACAAGGGAGAGCAGGAAATCACGGCCTGGTATTGGATGGCTGATGTGCCCCTGACCTCATTCTTCAAGCTGACCGGGGGGATTCGCTACGAGAGCACCCAGCTGAGTATTGAGAATGAAGCGGAGTCGGAGGTGCGTTGGGTGCCGCCGGGTGAAACCGCGGATACGGTTCTCAATGAAGGGGATGCTGATGTGTCCTTTAAGCAGGTCGACGAACTGCCTTCGATTGGCTTCGAGTTTGCACCGGGCGCTGACTTCCTTCCCTGGATCCGCTTTAAGCCTCTCGAAAACTTCAAATTCAGGGGATCATACACAGAAACCGTAGCGCGCCAAACTTTTAAAGAACTTACCCCGATTCAGCAACAGGAGTTTCTGGGTGCCGATGTCTTTATTGGAAACCCCGAATTGGGCATGAGCTCCTTGGAGAACTACGACTTGCGTCTGGATTATACGCCCTATCCGGGGGGATTGGTTTCCCTGTCATGGTTTAAGAAGGATGTTGTGGATGCGATCGAGTATGTGCAGAAGAGAAACGCTTCCTTTGGTTTTACAACGCCTGTGAACTATCCGAAGGGGAAGTTGAGCGGTTGGGAGTTCGAAGTACGAACTCAGCTTGGGCGTTTCTGGGAATTCCTGGATGGTATATCAATTGGAGGCAATGCCACCTTTATTCAGTCTCAAGTCATTTTGCCTACAGTTGAATCCGGCGATTTGGAAAGAGATTTCGGAGTATCCATGATTAGCCGCGAGATGTCGAATGCTCCGCAACATCTTTACAACCTTTTCCTGACCTATGACTTGGAGCGCTTTGGTACGGAAATCGGCCTGTTTTACACCGTTAGAGGAGATACGTTGATTGCGGGCGCGGGGCAGTCTAGCGGCAAATTCATCCCGAATGTATACGAAAAGGAATACGGCACGCTCAACTTCAATTTGTCACAGAAGATCGGGGAGGATTTTGAGCTTGTCTTCCAGGCCAAGAACCTCTTGGATCCGCTGATTCAGACAATTTACCGTGCCGAAGTCCTGAGTGAGGATAAGGTGAAGACCTCCTATCAAAAGGGTATCGACTACACGTTGAGTCTAAGCGGGAAATGGTAA
- a CDS encoding sel1 repeat family protein codes for MVIRFGFILYAIVLLLTILASAPGWSAERSPKNLEEVESFAKEGDAEAQFLLGWLYYGGQGVPQDLDEAGEWYKRAAEQAYAFAQNNLSLMYYLGDGRQPDFLEAQKWCRLAAEQGVAEARFLLGWMYSRGEGLAQDYEQAAKWLGLAANQGVAVAQSKLGLMYIKGEGVPQEYGEAFRWLKLAADQGEATAQHNLGLMYMKGQGVSQEPELAFKWLRRAAKQGVAEAQYRLGMMYEYGRGTSQDPVAAGIWYSLGASNGNAAAQERYDIIGRNLTPSQKAAVQNSAIELTESIGESGIGNRNVAAGGE; via the coding sequence GTGGTAATACGTTTTGGTTTTATCCTCTATGCCATCGTTCTGCTACTGACAATTCTTGCTTCGGCACCTGGGTGGAGTGCGGAAAGATCACCTAAAAATCTTGAAGAAGTAGAGAGTTTTGCTAAAGAAGGAGACGCCGAGGCCCAGTTCCTGCTGGGATGGTTGTATTACGGAGGCCAAGGTGTCCCCCAGGATCTGGATGAAGCAGGCGAGTGGTACAAGCGCGCTGCGGAACAAGCCTACGCCTTTGCTCAGAACAACCTGAGCTTGATGTATTACCTGGGTGATGGCCGGCAGCCTGATTTTCTGGAAGCACAGAAGTGGTGCCGGCTTGCGGCGGAACAGGGAGTGGCGGAAGCCCGGTTCCTCCTGGGCTGGATGTACTCCAGAGGGGAAGGTCTCGCTCAGGACTATGAGCAGGCCGCGAAGTGGTTGGGCCTTGCCGCGAACCAGGGGGTAGCCGTGGCGCAAAGCAAGCTGGGCCTTATGTACATCAAGGGAGAGGGAGTTCCGCAGGAGTATGGGGAGGCTTTTAGATGGCTCAAGCTTGCCGCGGACCAGGGGGAAGCAACGGCGCAGCACAACCTCGGACTGATGTACATGAAGGGGCAGGGTGTTTCTCAGGAACCTGAATTGGCGTTTAAGTGGTTGCGGCGTGCCGCTAAGCAGGGGGTGGCCGAAGCGCAGTATCGATTGGGCATGATGTATGAATACGGGCGCGGAACTTCCCAGGATCCGGTGGCTGCCGGCATCTGGTACAGCCTTGGGGCTTCCAACGGCAATGCTGCGGCTCAGGAACGGTATGACATCATTGGAAGAAATCTGACACCTTCTCAGAAAGCTGCGGTTCAAAACAGTGCCATAGAGTTGACGGAGAGCATCGGTGAGAGCGGGATTGGTAATAGAAACGTTGCTGCGGGCGGGGAATAG
- a CDS encoding MotA/TolQ/ExbB proton channel family protein, whose translation MVALAVNAFVLFGLGMHVFLKLNEKGFRTVPERVWRHWINHPEARRGPIGELLDFASGGNSLKETAIYFEELRTTEIVPFERDLRVMHICVTAAPLLGLLGTVTGMLATFGALATGSGGDKTMALVAGGISEALVTTETGLIIALPGLFFQYQLARQHERYKSFLTHLETICTQKLYKKLRKQEKLAHG comes from the coding sequence ATGGTGGCACTGGCTGTCAACGCCTTTGTGCTGTTTGGCCTGGGAATGCATGTGTTTCTCAAATTAAATGAAAAGGGTTTCCGGACTGTGCCGGAAAGGGTCTGGAGGCACTGGATCAATCATCCCGAAGCACGCAGAGGGCCGATCGGCGAATTACTCGATTTTGCAAGCGGTGGCAACTCCCTGAAGGAAACAGCAATCTATTTTGAAGAGTTGCGCACCACCGAGATTGTCCCATTCGAAAGAGACCTGCGCGTCATGCATATTTGTGTGACGGCAGCACCTTTGTTGGGTTTACTGGGGACTGTCACCGGCATGCTTGCCACCTTTGGTGCTTTGGCCACGGGTTCCGGCGGGGACAAAACAATGGCGCTTGTCGCCGGAGGAATTTCCGAAGCATTGGTTACTACAGAAACCGGATTGATCATTGCGTTGCCGGGTTTGTTCTTCCAGTATCAACTGGCCCGTCAACACGAAAGGTATAAAAGTTTTTTGACCCACCTGGAAACCATTTGCACTCAG
- a CDS encoding MotA/TolQ/ExbB proton channel family protein: protein MNKKYILLLLMMFLLAGSGSGRAQGSTGSEDSSFTEAAVKVDKQLEQSLDELSELRAVIAREMIPLSRKLSDLESELVEIRLDYKKTSRLLDSRTLDLSNLRNEIKSRQEESTYLSNLLSEYIRNFESRLHIAELQRYQDFLETAKLAPENTNLSAEEVYQAQTALVSVSLERLHDALGGTRFEGTAVNTRGLVKQGAFVLIGPAGLFRSRDGEDVGTAEQRLGSLEPAVIGFQNLEDREAAAGVVKDSRGLFPLDPTLGNAHKIEATNESFWEHIQKGGPVMVPIFLLAGVALFVALYKWVVLAFLRIPSHKQISAVLNAVGARDRQAAMEAAVAIKGPAGKMLAVGVEHLKEPHELIEEVMYETILATRLRLQSFLPFIAISASSAPLLGLLGTVTGIINTFKLITVFGSGDVKMLSGGISEALITTKFGLIVAIPSLLLHAYLSRRARGVIDEMEKAAVAFINQVSKTPDLPDLVQVKTDAPDSPRGTK, encoded by the coding sequence ATGAACAAAAAATACATTCTTCTTCTCCTAATGATGTTTCTGCTGGCAGGGTCCGGTTCCGGCCGTGCCCAGGGATCAACGGGATCTGAGGACAGCTCCTTTACTGAAGCGGCCGTCAAAGTGGACAAGCAGCTGGAGCAGAGTCTGGACGAACTAAGTGAGTTGCGCGCTGTGATCGCGCGCGAAATGATACCCTTGAGTCGTAAGCTCAGCGACCTCGAGAGCGAACTGGTGGAGATACGGCTGGATTACAAGAAGACATCCCGGTTGCTGGATAGCCGCACTTTGGATTTGAGTAATTTGCGTAACGAAATCAAATCGCGCCAGGAAGAATCCACCTATTTGTCAAATCTCTTGAGCGAATACATCCGCAACTTTGAATCGCGGCTTCATATTGCCGAACTTCAACGCTATCAAGATTTCCTAGAGACCGCCAAGCTGGCGCCGGAGAACACCAATCTCTCCGCGGAAGAAGTCTACCAAGCTCAAACCGCTTTGGTTTCGGTTTCGCTCGAACGTTTGCACGATGCGTTGGGGGGAACCCGCTTTGAGGGGACGGCCGTGAACACCAGGGGCCTTGTGAAACAGGGAGCTTTTGTTCTGATCGGGCCTGCGGGACTTTTCCGGTCCCGGGACGGGGAAGATGTCGGAACCGCGGAACAGCGCCTTGGGTCCCTGGAGCCCGCAGTGATAGGGTTCCAAAACCTTGAAGACCGGGAGGCAGCGGCCGGAGTCGTCAAAGACTCCAGGGGTCTATTCCCCCTGGATCCGACTCTGGGGAATGCCCATAAGATTGAGGCCACGAACGAATCGTTTTGGGAGCATATCCAAAAGGGCGGCCCTGTAATGGTCCCGATCTTCTTGCTGGCAGGGGTTGCTTTGTTTGTGGCGTTGTACAAGTGGGTTGTCCTTGCCTTTCTGCGGATCCCATCCCACAAGCAGATCAGCGCTGTTCTTAACGCGGTTGGAGCGCGTGATCGACAAGCCGCGATGGAAGCGGCCGTGGCAATCAAGGGTCCGGCCGGCAAGATGTTAGCGGTGGGTGTGGAGCACCTCAAGGAACCGCACGAACTCATTGAAGAGGTCATGTACGAGACGATCCTGGCCACGCGTTTGAGGCTTCAGAGTTTTTTACCCTTTATCGCGATTAGTGCTTCCTCTGCGCCTCTGCTGGGTTTGTTGGGGACAGTTACCGGAATCATCAATACCTTTAAGCTCATTACGGTTTTCGGTTCGGGAGATGTGAAAATGCTTTCCGGAGGGATTTCAGAAGCCTTGATTACCACGAAATTCGGTCTGATTGTGGCGATTCCCTCTCTCTTGTTGCATGCCTACCTTTCCCGGAGAGCGCGCGGAGTCATCGATGAGATGGAAAAGGCTGCGGTGGCTTTCATCAATCAAGTCAGCAAGACTCCGGATCTTCCAGACCTTGTGCAGGTGAAAACAGATGCCCCGGATTCTCCAAGAGGAACGAAATGA